In the Vitis vinifera cultivar Pinot Noir 40024 chromosome 2, ASM3070453v1 genome, one interval contains:
- the LOC109121740 gene encoding gibberellin 20-oxidase-like protein: MIMNEPPTPIQLPVLDLSQPVHPSFLTSLSQACEEWGFFHVMNHGIPQDLFSKVCLLSKHIFSLPADSKLKLGPSSSIKTYTPRFIASPFFESLRIAGPDFLASAKSSVAELFDQQNSEFSETLQEYGSKMVELSKRIVEAVLMSLGDGYERKFNESEFNNCQGYLRLVNYSPPECVEDEEVEGLGMHTDMSCITIVYQDEIGGLQMRSKGGEWIDITPCEGTLVVNIGDLMQGWSNGRLRSSEHRVVLKRFVNRLSLAFFWCFEDEKVVLAPDEIVGEGNSRIYKPFVCLEYLKFRESNEEGKYEKVGYTVKDFAALKLEMK; this comes from the exons ATGATAATGAATGAACCACCGACTCCCATACAACTTCCTGTGTTAGATTTATCTCAACCAGTTCACCCCTCTTTTCTAACTTCTCTTTCTCAAGCCTGTGAAGAATGGGGCTTCTTCCATGTAATGAATCATGGTATCCCCCAAGATCTTTTCAGCAAAGTATGTCTTCTTTCAAAGCATATCTTTAGCCTTCCTGCAGATTCAAAACTCAAACTGGGGCCATCTTCATCCATCAAAACATACACTCCCCGTTTTATTGCATCTCCCTTCTTTGAAAGCCTGCGAATAGCTGGACCAGACTTCTTGGCCTCTGCTAAGAGTTCTGTTGCTGAACTCTTTGACCAACAAAATTCTGAATTTAG TGAGACGTTGCAAGAATATGGAAGCAAGATGGTGGAATTATCAAAGAGAATTGTGGAGGCTGTATTAATGAGCTTGGGAGATGGGTATGAGAGGAAGTTTAATGAATCTGAATTCAATAACTGTCAGGGGTATTTGAGGTTGGTGAACTACTCGCCACCCGAGTGTGTGGAAGATGAAGAGGTTGAAGGGCTTGGAATGCACACTGATATGAGTTGTATAACAATAGTCTATCAAGATGAAATTGGTGGGCTTCAAATGAGATCGAAGGGAGGGGAATGGATAGACATAACCCCATGTGAGGGTACTCTTGTAGTTAACATTGGAGATCTGATGCAGGGTTGGAGCAATGGACGATTAAGATCATCTGAACACCGGGTTGTTTTGAAGCGATTTGTGAACCGCCTCTCTCTGGCTTTCTTTTGGTGCTTTGAGGATGAGAAGGTGGTGTTGGCACCAGATGAAATCGTGGGAGAAGGAAACTCGAGGATTTACAAGCCATTTGTTTGCTTGGAATATTTGAAGTTCAGAGAGAGTAACGAGGAAGGTAAGTATGAGAAAGTTGGGTATACTGTAAAAGATTTTGCAGCTTTGAAACTTGAAATGAAGTGA
- the LOC100246139 gene encoding uncharacterized protein LOC100246139, with translation MDPENVKSNLVLILDYGSQYTHLITRRIRSLSVFSLCISGTSSLKSIVDLKPRVIILSGGPHSVHSPNSPSFPDGFVDYVESNGVFVLGICYGLQLLVQRLGGIVRVGERQEYGRMEIEVVRACGLFGSKEVGHKQTVWMSHGDEAAELPEGFEVVARSQQGAVAAVENRERRFYGLQYHPEVTHSPEGMETLRYFLFDVCRVDAGWNMEDVLNEEIKLIKGMVAPDDHVICALSGGVDSTVAATLVHKAIGDRLHCVFVDNGLLRYKERERVMETFERDLHLPVTCVDATNQFLSKLKGVVDPEMKRKIIGKEFISSFDAFGQDLEHKFGKKPVYLVQGTLYPDVIESCPPPGSGRTHSHTIKSHHNVGGLPKDMKLKLIEPLKLLFKDEVRELGRILNVPRAFLQRHPFPGPGLAVRVLGDVTEGNALDILRQVDEIFIQSIKDAGIYDSIWQAFAVFLPIRSVGVQGDQRTHSHVVALRAVTSQDGMTADWYNFEHKFLDDVARKICNSVRGVNRVVQDITSKPPSTIEWE, from the exons ATGGACCCCGAGAACGTGAAGTCAAACCTAGTTTTGATTCTCGATTACGGCTCGCAATACACACATCTCATCACTCGCCGAATCCGAAGCCTATCGGTCTTCTCTCTGTGCATCTCCGGCACATCGTCGCTGAAATCCATTGTCGACCTCAAGCCGCGTGTCATCATCCTGTCTGGCGGCCCCCACTCCGTTCACTCGCCGAACTCGCCGAGCTTCCCTGACGGCTTCGTCGACTACGTGGAGTCGAACGGCGTGTTCGTGCTTGGCATTTGCTATGGGCTGCAGTTGCTTGTGCAAAGGTTGGGTGGAATTGTTAGGGTTGGGGAGAGGCAGGAGTATGGGAGGATGGAGATTGAGGTCGTGAGGGCTTGTGGGTTGTTCGGGTCCAAGGAAGTCGGCCATAAGCAGACTGTATGGATGAGTCATGGCGACGAGGCCGCAGAATTGCCAGAGGGGTTTGAGGTGGTGGCGCGCAGCCAGCAGGGGGCAGTGGCTGCGGTTGAGAATAGGGAGCGGAGGTTTTACGGCCTTCAGTATCATCCGGAG GTGACACATTCCCCAGAAGGTATGGAAACACTGCGGTATTTCCTCTTTGATGTATGTAGAGTTGATGCAGGATGGAATATGGAAGATGTCCTTAATGAGGAAATTAAATTGATCAAAGGCATGGTTGCGCCTGATGATCATGTCATCTGCGCGTTATCTGGGGGTGTGGATTCCACAGTTGCAGCTACTCTTGTTCACAAGGCAATCGGAGATAGACTTCACTGTGTATTTGTTGACAATGGTTTATTGAG GTATAAGGAGAGAGAGCGTGTGATGGAAACCTTTGAAAGGGATCTTCATTTGCCTGTTACTTGTGTTGATGCCACAAATCAATTCCTTAGTAAGCTGAAAGGTGTGGTAGATCCTGagatgaaaaggaaaattatcgGAAAGGAGTTCATCTCCAGCTTTGATGCATTTGGCCAAGATTTGGAACATAAATTTGGAAAGAAACCTGTTTACTTGGTCCAAGGAACATTGTACCCTGATGTGATTGAATCTTGCCCACCACCTGGAAGTGGAAGAACGCACTCCCACACAATCAAGAGCCATCATAATGTTGGAGGGCTTCCTAAGGATATGAAATTGAAGCTTATTGAACCACTTAAACTTCTGTTTAAAGATGAG GTTCGTGAACTTGGGAGGATCTTGAATGTTCCTCGGGCATTTCTACAGCGCCATCCGTTCCCTGGGCCTGGTCTTGCAGTGCGAGTTTTGGGGGATGTTACAGAAGGAAATGCCTTGGATATTCTACGCCAG GTTGACGAGATTTTTATTCAGTCAATCAAGGATGCTGGGATTTATGATTCTATTTGGCAAGCTTTTGCAGTGTTTTTGCCAATAAGGTCGGTTGGGGTTCAAGGTGATCAAAGAACACATTCTCATGTTGTTGCTCTCAGAGCTGTTACTAGTCAAGATGGAATGACAGCAGACTG GTACAATTTTGAGCACAAGTTCCTTGATGATGTGGCAAGAAAAATTTGCAATAGTGTTCGAGGTGTAAACCGAGTCGTTCAAGACATTACATCAAAGCCTCCATCAACAATTGAGTGGGAATGA
- the LOC100258234 gene encoding transcription factor EGL1, with protein sequence MDTEPQNQGVPENLRNQLALAVRNIQWSYAIFWSISTRQPGVLEWGDGYYNGDIKTRKTVQAVEFNADQMGLQRSEQLRELYESLSIGESNPQPRRHSAALSPEDLTDAEWYYLVCMSFVFDIGQGLPGRTLASGQPIWLCNAPYAESKVFSRSLLAKSASIQTVVCFPYLGGVIELGATEMVLEDPSLIQHIKTSFLEIPYPMLSRISNSRKIREDKDPASAELDHNFLDTNLNPAVLEVGSPNNSSDGFELNQLGEESIMVDCLNGGGASQVQSWQLLEDEFSNCVHNSMNSSDCISQTIMNPEKVVPISKGEKVNDHCLVDLQECNNTKLTSLDLRDDLHYQCILSSLLSSNQLILGPCFRNSNKESSFVSWKKRGLMGTQKLNTGTQQKLLKKVLFEVAQMHGGCLMSSRDNNGDNDEIWRPEADEITLNHVLSERKRREKINERFSVLRSLVPSINQVNKVSVLDDTIEYLKELKRRVEELESSKESTEIEARTSRRTPDTAERTSDNYGNDRVGNGKKPLLNKRKACDIDEMEPDSNRVLLKDDSAENITVNMNEKDILIELRCPWRECLLLEIMDAVSNLHLDSQSVQSASVDGILSLTIKSKFKGSSFASAETIRQALQRVVPKC encoded by the exons ATGGATACTGAACCCCAAAATCAAGGAGTGCCAGAGAACCTAAGGAACCAGCTTGCCCTTGCTGTTAGAAACATTCAATGGAGCTATGCAATCTTCTGGTCAATTTCAACTAGACAACCAGG GGTACTGGAGTGGGGAGATGGGTACTACAATGGAGacatcaaaacaagaaaaaccgtTCAGGCTGTGGAGTTCAATGCTGACCAAATGGGGTTGCAGAGAAGTGAGCAATTGAGAGAACTTTACGAGTCCCTTTCAATAGGTGAATCCAACCCACAACCCAGAAGGCATTCTGCAGCATTATCACCTGAAGACCTCACAGATGCAGAGTGGTATTACTTGGTTTGCATGTCCTTCGTGTTCGATATAGGCCAAGG ATTGCCCGGAAGAACATTGGCTAGTGGCCAGCCTATCTGGCTATGCAATGCTCCTTATGCAGAGAGCAAAGTGTTCAGCCGCTCTCTGCTAGCAAAG AGTGCATCTATCCAG ACTGTGGTATGCTTTCCATATTTAGGAGGTGTGATAGAGCTGGGTGCGACTGAAATG GTTTTGGAGGACCCGAGTCTCATCCAACACATCAAAACTTCTTTTCTGGAGATTCCATACCCCATGCTGTCCAGGATATCTAATTCCAGAAAGATAAGAGAAGACAAAGACCCTGCTTCTGCAGAGCTTGATCATAATTTTCTCGACACCAACCTTAATCCAGCAGTTTTAGAAGTAGGTTCTCCAAATAACAGCTCAGATGGGTTTGAGCTGAATCAATTGGGAGAGGAATCGATTATGGTTGACTGCTTAAATGGTGGGGGAGCTTCTCAGGTACAAAGCTGGCAACTCTTGGAGGATGAATTCAGTAACTGTGTCCATAACTCAATGAACTCTAGTGACTGCATATCTCAGACCATCATGAATCCTGAAAAGGTTGTTCCTATTTCAAAGGGTGAAAAGGTTAATGATCATTGCCTGGTAGACCTTCAGGAATGCAATAACACCAAATTAACCTCATTGGATCTTCGGGATGATCTTCATTATCAGTGTATTCTTTCATCCCTTTTGAGCTCCAACCAGTTGATTTTGGGACCATGCTTTCGAAATTCCAATAAGGAGTCAAGCTTCGTTAGTTGGAAGAAAAGAGGATTGATGGGTACTCAGAAGCTGAACACTGGAACCCAACAAAAATTATTGAAGAAGGTGCTGTTTGAAGTTGCTCAAATGCATGGTGGTTGCTTAATGAGCTCCCGGGATAATAATGGAGATAACGATGAAATTTGGAGACCAGAGGCTGACGAAATCACTCTGAACCATGTGTTGTCCGAGAGGAAACGgagggaaaaaataaatgaaaggtTCTCGGTTCTCAGATCACTTGTTCCTTCTATTAACCAG GTCAACAAAGTGTCTGTACTTGATGACACCATAGAATACCTGAAAGAGCTCAAAAGAAGAGTTGAAGAGTTGGAATCTAGCAAGGAGTCAACAGAAATAGAGGCAAGAACAAGCAGGAGAACCCCAGATACTGCAGAGAGGACATCTGATAACTATGGCAACGACAGAGTTGGAAATGGCAAGAAACCTTTGTTGAACAAGAGGAAGGCTTGTGACATTGATGAAATGGAGCCTGATTCCAACCGGGTTTTACTGAAAGATGATTCAGCTGAAAATATAACAGTCAATATGAACGAGAAGGATATTCTAATCGAACTGAGGTGTCCATGGAGAGAGTGCTTGTTGCTTGAGATCATGGATGCTGTAAGCAATCTCCATTTAGATTCTCAGTCAGTTCAGTCAGCCAGCGTTGATGGAATTCTTTCTCTGACCATTAAATCAAAG TTTAAGGGATCATCATTTGCATCAGCAGAAACAATCAGACAAGCACTTCAGAGAGTTGTCCCAAAGTGTTGA